The Metabacillus sediminilitoris genome window below encodes:
- a CDS encoding family 43 glycosylhydrolase, which produces MKRKKWLALFMSLVILISLLPVQAIQAEEIDSVENSLIAHYDMSKSNGKLKDVTNNGFDAEYVGFNDGDFIQEQSDSVLNFTGDKSKYVKLPSGIIDDETFTIETTFSTSTSAAHWLYSFGNKTGVWPNVKNYIFLNPKQGNGTVRFGIKNSDKELLFQNATINSGEYNTFTASFKEGEISLYLNGEPVGTLPHTYSVLDILKEGVDPTANFIGFIGKSLYEPDSAFTGKLADFKVYNFALSAEEIKQNATLTDEEIVGIAKANLDIPNADDIRGNITLPASSDKGATITWETDSPDVVSVNKKENENYDYIPAGVVTRQDSDTQVKVTATITSGEISDTKQITLTVKAKPEKKNFTSYLMTHFTGEHDIGEQIYFASSTDGLNWKDLNDSNPVLTSDIGEKGVRDPYILRSAEGDKFYIIATDLRIANGKGWGAAQTAGSKSLIVWESTDLVNWSEPRMVEVAPSKAGDAWAPEAFYDEKTGEYVVFWASTVNNEQGVFEPHNIYYAKTRDFHTFTEPKVFIDRPGDTHIIDTTIIEDNDMYYRYSGDGQITIEKSDQILGTWSKVGTIESSTGLTGHDVEGPLIFKFNDSEEWNLMVDQYATGKGYLPLLTTDLSSGEFTKLTTSGYSLGSNKKRHSSVLPITKEEYETVMAKWNKVVEAPDEEEQEEPILEYNFDETTTDGSIQDGSENDYKGTLNGNATYVTDEEKNSKVLYLDGTANTFAAFPTGFFDGRDTVSISMDVKAETVSGNFFTFTVGKNDQKYMFLRTRDTELRNAITVNSWSSEQEVKTNTPSIKSKWMNIKLVLTPTSMEMYKDGILVAENNDVRVAMKDLGADLSAYLGKSLYSGDQYFKGYFDNVKVYNRALSEAEILEMTFKPTEIANFKVPGQKGQVEIDKKSKTITVYVKEGQGSDITNLTPTITLLPGSTVSPASGEAQDFTNPVTYTVTDKDGNKQEWTVKLGMYPSGTLQGLYADPQIAVFGDTYYIYPTTDGFDGWSGSQFKAFSSKDLINWKDEGVILDLATDDVTWADNRAWAPTITEKDRTYYYYFSADANIGVATSKSPTGPFKDALGKPLVPTGKYPGQAIDPYVFKDDDGQYYFYWGNGNLFGAKLNDDMVSFAQDPVNMTPANFREAPVVFKRNGMYYLMWSEDDTGSENYQVAYATGSSPMGPWTKKGVILSKDLSLGIKGPGHHSVLNIPNTDEYYIVYARHAIPDGNGFNREVVIDKMEFNADGTIKQVKPTLKGITEPVYVEKGDTESPEGHFTINSGAEYTNGTNVTLSLEATDNSSGVHQVRYSTDGKEWTDWEQYTTSKELTLPAGDGEKAVFVEFKDQAGNVSEIYQQKIILDTTAPEIQFTGHQESYSIDSAINITCEIVDELSGVASKDCPSVEGPAYSFEVGVNKVTASAIDKAGNKAKVEIQFTVTVDFDSLSRLTEAFVTKQGIADSLTKKLQLAKASAAKENKEALNGQINAYKNQLNAQSGKSINEQDSNLLVSLADLLKR; this is translated from the coding sequence ATGAAGAGAAAAAAGTGGTTAGCACTATTTATGTCACTAGTAATACTAATTTCACTACTCCCAGTACAAGCGATCCAAGCAGAAGAGATTGATAGTGTGGAAAATAGTTTGATTGCACACTATGATATGTCAAAGTCTAATGGAAAGTTAAAAGATGTGACAAACAATGGGTTTGATGCAGAATATGTTGGATTTAATGATGGAGATTTCATACAAGAGCAAAGCGATTCGGTATTAAACTTTACAGGAGATAAATCAAAATATGTAAAATTACCTTCAGGAATTATTGATGATGAAACTTTCACAATTGAAACAACATTTAGCACAAGTACAAGTGCTGCACATTGGCTTTACAGTTTTGGCAACAAAACGGGTGTTTGGCCTAATGTGAAAAATTATATCTTTTTAAATCCAAAACAAGGGAATGGAACTGTTAGATTCGGGATTAAGAACTCTGATAAGGAGCTTCTTTTCCAAAATGCAACCATTAATTCAGGGGAATATAATACCTTTACAGCATCGTTTAAAGAAGGTGAAATATCCCTTTATCTTAATGGGGAACCAGTGGGAACACTACCTCATACCTATTCAGTATTGGACATTTTAAAAGAAGGTGTGGATCCTACAGCAAATTTTATTGGATTTATTGGGAAATCACTATATGAGCCAGATTCTGCATTTACTGGAAAATTAGCTGATTTTAAAGTGTATAACTTTGCATTATCTGCAGAAGAAATCAAACAAAATGCAACTTTAACGGATGAGGAAATTGTTGGAATAGCAAAAGCTAACTTGGACATTCCGAATGCAGACGACATCCGCGGCAATATTACGTTACCTGCAAGTTCCGATAAAGGAGCAACAATCACGTGGGAAACAGACAGTCCAGATGTAGTAAGTGTAAATAAAAAAGAAAATGAAAATTATGATTATATTCCGGCTGGAGTTGTAACAAGACAGGACTCTGATACACAAGTTAAAGTAACAGCAACGATCACTTCTGGTGAAATAAGTGATACAAAGCAAATCACCCTAACGGTTAAGGCTAAACCAGAAAAAAAGAATTTTACTTCATATTTGATGACTCATTTTACAGGTGAACATGATATAGGGGAACAGATATATTTTGCTAGTAGTACAGATGGTTTAAACTGGAAAGACTTAAATGACAGTAATCCAGTATTAACATCTGATATAGGAGAAAAGGGTGTGCGTGATCCCTATATTTTACGTTCAGCAGAGGGAGACAAATTTTATATCATAGCAACAGACTTACGTATTGCGAATGGAAAAGGTTGGGGTGCAGCACAAACAGCTGGAAGTAAATCTCTTATTGTTTGGGAATCTACTGATTTAGTAAACTGGTCAGAGCCTAGGATGGTTGAAGTAGCTCCTTCTAAAGCTGGCGATGCATGGGCACCTGAAGCTTTCTATGATGAAAAAACAGGTGAGTATGTTGTATTTTGGGCTTCTACGGTTAATAATGAACAAGGTGTTTTTGAACCACATAATATCTATTATGCAAAGACTAGAGATTTCCATACCTTTACAGAACCAAAAGTGTTTATTGACCGTCCAGGTGATACTCATATTATTGATACAACAATCATCGAAGATAATGATATGTATTACCGATACTCAGGTGATGGACAAATTACTATCGAAAAAAGTGATCAAATTCTTGGCACATGGTCAAAGGTTGGAACAATAGAATCTTCAACAGGATTAACAGGACATGATGTAGAAGGACCGTTAATTTTTAAATTTAATGATAGTGAAGAATGGAATTTAATGGTTGATCAATATGCAACAGGAAAAGGGTATCTCCCGTTACTAACGACTGATCTATCAAGTGGTGAATTTACTAAATTAACAACTTCGGGCTATTCATTGGGCTCTAACAAAAAGAGACATAGTTCTGTTTTACCTATAACGAAAGAAGAGTACGAAACTGTCATGGCAAAATGGAACAAAGTAGTCGAAGCACCGGATGAAGAAGAACAAGAAGAGCCGATCCTTGAGTACAACTTTGACGAAACAACTACTGACGGTTCTATTCAGGATGGTTCAGAAAATGACTATAAAGGTACATTAAATGGGAACGCAACATACGTGACAGATGAAGAAAAGAACTCAAAGGTGTTATATCTAGACGGAACAGCTAATACATTTGCTGCTTTCCCAACTGGTTTCTTTGATGGAAGAGATACAGTATCCATTTCTATGGATGTTAAAGCGGAAACAGTATCAGGAAACTTCTTTACCTTTACAGTAGGTAAGAATGACCAAAAATATATGTTCTTAAGAACACGTGATACAGAATTAAGAAATGCCATTACGGTAAACAGCTGGTCTAGCGAGCAAGAGGTTAAAACGAATACACCTTCTATTAAAAGCAAGTGGATGAATATCAAACTTGTTTTGACACCTACAAGTATGGAGATGTATAAGGATGGTATTCTTGTAGCTGAAAATAACGATGTAAGAGTGGCAATGAAAGACTTAGGAGCAGATTTATCAGCATACTTAGGGAAATCCCTCTATTCAGGAGATCAATACTTTAAAGGATATTTCGACAATGTGAAGGTTTATAATCGTGCTCTCTCAGAAGCTGAAATTCTAGAAATGACTTTCAAACCGACTGAGATTGCTAATTTCAAAGTTCCTGGTCAAAAAGGTCAAGTTGAAATTGATAAAAAATCTAAAACAATTACAGTTTATGTTAAAGAAGGGCAAGGATCAGATATAACAAATTTAACACCAACGATTACTCTTTTACCTGGTTCTACAGTAAGTCCAGCATCAGGTGAAGCACAAGATTTTACAAACCCTGTTACGTATACGGTGACGGACAAGGATGGAAACAAGCAGGAATGGACTGTGAAACTGGGAATGTATCCATCAGGTACATTGCAAGGACTTTATGCAGATCCACAAATCGCTGTTTTTGGGGATACATACTATATTTATCCTACTACAGATGGTTTTGATGGTTGGTCTGGCTCACAATTTAAAGCGTTTTCTTCAAAAGATTTAATTAACTGGAAGGATGAAGGGGTTATTTTAGATCTTGCAACAGATGATGTTACGTGGGCAGATAACCGTGCTTGGGCACCTACCATTACAGAAAAAGATAGGACGTATTACTACTATTTCTCTGCAGACGCCAACATCGGTGTAGCAACATCTAAATCTCCAACAGGGCCATTTAAAGATGCTTTAGGCAAACCATTAGTGCCAACTGGAAAATATCCTGGCCAAGCGATTGACCCATATGTATTTAAAGATGATGATGGACAGTATTACTTCTATTGGGGTAATGGAAATTTATTTGGCGCGAAGCTAAATGATGATATGGTGTCATTTGCTCAAGATCCAGTTAATATGACACCTGCGAATTTTAGAGAGGCTCCTGTTGTATTTAAGCGAAACGGTATGTATTACTTAATGTGGTCAGAAGATGATACAGGCAGTGAGAACTATCAGGTTGCATATGCAACAGGTTCATCTCCAATGGGGCCTTGGACGAAGAAAGGCGTCATTCTTAGTAAAGATTTGAGCCTAGGAATAAAAGGACCTGGTCATCACTCTGTATTAAATATACCGAATACCGATGAATATTATATTGTTTATGCCCGACATGCGATTCCTGATGGTAACGGATTTAACCGTGAAGTTGTCATTGACAAGATGGAATTTAATGCAGATGGTACGATTAAACAAGTAAAACCAACGTTAAAAGGGATAACTGAGCCAGTTTATGTAGAGAAAGGTGATACAGAAAGTCCAGAAGGTCACTTTACAATTAATTCCGGCGCAGAGTACACAAATGGCACAAATGTTACCTTATCTCTTGAAGCTACAGATAACAGCAGCGGAGTTCATCAAGTGCGCTATTCAACTGACGGAAAAGAATGGACAGATTGGGAGCAGTATACAACATCAAAAGAATTGACGTTACCAGCTGGAGATGGAGAGAAGGCCGTATTTGTTGAATTTAAAGATCAAGCTGGAAATGTCAGCGAAATATATCAACAAAAGATCATACTTGATACGACTGCTCCTGAAATCCAATTTACGGGTCATCAGGAATCCTACTCGATCGATTCGGCTATTAACATTACCTGCGAGATAGTTGATGAGTTGTCAGGAGTAGCTTCTAAAGATTGCCCAAGTGTGGAAGGACCAGCCTATAGCTTTGAAGTAGGAGTAAATAAGGTCACTGCTTCAGCAATTGATAAAGCTGGTAATAAAGCGAAAGTAGAGATCCAATTTACAGTGACTGTTGATTTTGATAGTTTAAGTCGATTAACAGAAGCTTTCGTAACAAAACAAGGAATTGCAGATTCATTGACGAAAAAACTACAATTGGCAAAAGCATCAGCAGCCAAGGAAAATAAAGAGGCATTGAATGGCCAAATAAATGCATATAAAAATCAACTAAATGCTCAAAGCGGGAAATCTATTAACGAACAAGATAGTAATCTATTAGTATCTTTAGCAGATCTTCTAAAAAGATAA
- a CDS encoding ABC transporter substrate-binding protein translates to MKKLFKRKTVIFLMMSLMLLLAACSSSGTGGQTGSGASSGDSESSDKLVIGFSQVGAESEWRTANTKSMQDAIKAAGHELKFSDAQQKQENQIKAIRSFIAQKVDAIVFSPVVETGFETVLKEAKDAGIPVFLADRAVDIKDDSLWVTFLGSDFVEEGRKAGNWLVEETADVEGDVNIVELQGTVGSAPAIDRKEGFEEVIKDHPNLKITKSQTGDFTRAKGKEVMEAFLKSDGENIDVLYAHNDDMAIGAIQAIEEYGLKPGEDIKIIGVDAVRGAFEAMAAGKMNVTVECNPMFGQQMVELIEAHLAGEEIPKRVAVEESMYTMDQAKELLPTREY, encoded by the coding sequence ATGAAAAAATTATTCAAGAGAAAAACAGTAATCTTCCTGATGATGTCGCTCATGCTTTTATTGGCTGCGTGTAGTTCATCAGGTACAGGGGGACAAACAGGATCAGGTGCTAGTTCAGGAGATTCTGAGTCGAGTGATAAGTTAGTAATAGGTTTTTCACAAGTTGGTGCAGAAAGTGAATGGAGAACAGCAAATACAAAGTCAATGCAGGATGCCATTAAAGCTGCGGGGCATGAATTAAAATTTTCAGATGCCCAACAAAAGCAAGAAAATCAAATTAAGGCCATTCGTTCGTTCATTGCACAAAAGGTAGATGCAATTGTGTTCTCTCCAGTTGTTGAAACAGGATTTGAAACCGTTTTAAAAGAAGCAAAGGATGCAGGAATTCCAGTATTTCTTGCTGACCGTGCTGTAGATATTAAAGATGACTCGCTTTGGGTAACATTTTTAGGTTCAGACTTTGTTGAAGAAGGAAGAAAAGCTGGAAATTGGTTAGTGGAAGAAACTGCTGATGTAGAAGGTGACGTCAATATCGTTGAGCTTCAAGGTACAGTAGGCTCAGCACCTGCGATTGACCGAAAAGAAGGATTTGAAGAAGTAATCAAAGATCATCCAAATCTTAAAATCACAAAATCTCAAACAGGTGACTTCACACGTGCAAAAGGAAAAGAAGTTATGGAAGCATTCTTAAAATCTGATGGAGAAAACATTGATGTTTTATACGCTCATAATGATGACATGGCCATTGGTGCGATTCAAGCAATTGAAGAGTATGGCTTAAAGCCAGGTGAAGATATAAAAATCATCGGTGTAGATGCGGTAAGAGGAGCATTTGAAGCGATGGCAGCAGGTAAAATGAACGTAACAGTTGAATGTAACCCAATGTTCGGTCAGCAAATGGTTGAATTAATTGAAGCACATTTAGCTGGAGAAGAGATTCCGAAGCGAGTAGCCGTAGAAGAAAGTATGTATACAATGGATCAAGCTAAGGAGCTATTACCAACTCGTGAGTATTAA
- a CDS encoding methyl-accepting chemotaxis protein, whose translation MKAHPMFSDLPLRKRLILVFMVILLWLATINCVQIYLFLGYVRQYNAMMETITLTNSINGSLKQKLDEEIRDIAYGKVLFENGTQYVHLNNMYQNLDKIERDDKNGQFTKEISEVRQTLTTTTEYIDKLGEQIEGNVPADTRNITYEYITILTDLIDEKVQSLLQKTLLVKGESQNIISTNLKRDISIYICAFIAVIIISLLFAIYISGSFVKPIRSLGQKTNEIAAGNLTIGAIANPSKNEIGELCRSYNRMFHNLKDIIISVRNTNDLVVLTSKDIHQSILENRLAGEEVAEATQTISINLHKQDKLIQKSVSTFEHLLFKYNEVLGKSNKINLQSNETLHITNKISNELITFHQQLEKISQTIHQVNKDTEELQKLSGEMNEYLRLIKLVARESSLLYLTLKNDMHKSSANEKIENVLTQIKEISDETNKVSQDSDYKINHILRLTSSIRKQNCETLENIQAGRLKNEQIQSEFQTIRSIRNRQQVEIEGIKEDMQEAFDQMLSVRQMISDIEQSSQITNAEVSGIAAMGEEQLTTLEEVSDASYKLVERIQEMKDNIRQFKI comes from the coding sequence TTGAAAGCGCATCCAATGTTCTCAGATCTACCATTACGAAAAAGATTAATTCTCGTTTTCATGGTCATTCTTTTATGGCTTGCAACAATTAACTGCGTACAAATCTATCTTTTCCTTGGGTATGTTCGTCAATATAACGCAATGATGGAAACGATTACATTGACGAATTCAATTAATGGTTCACTTAAGCAAAAACTAGATGAAGAAATTAGGGATATTGCTTATGGAAAAGTACTTTTTGAAAATGGTACTCAATATGTTCATCTTAACAATATGTATCAAAACTTAGATAAAATTGAACGGGATGATAAAAATGGCCAATTTACTAAGGAAATTTCAGAGGTTCGCCAAACATTAACTACTACGACTGAATATATTGACAAGCTTGGAGAGCAAATCGAAGGAAATGTACCTGCAGATACACGAAATATCACCTATGAATATATTACAATTCTTACAGACCTCATCGATGAAAAGGTTCAGTCACTCTTACAAAAGACCCTTTTAGTAAAAGGGGAATCACAGAATATCATTTCTACTAACTTAAAAAGAGACATATCAATTTATATCTGTGCATTTATTGCCGTTATCATAATCTCATTATTATTTGCAATATATATATCAGGAAGTTTTGTAAAACCTATTCGCAGTTTAGGACAAAAAACAAATGAAATTGCAGCAGGAAACTTAACAATAGGAGCAATAGCAAATCCTTCTAAAAATGAAATAGGAGAATTATGTCGTTCTTACAATCGTATGTTTCATAATTTAAAGGATATTATCATAAGTGTGAGAAATACAAATGATTTAGTTGTTTTAACTTCAAAGGATATTCACCAGAGTATTCTTGAAAACCGACTTGCTGGGGAAGAAGTTGCTGAAGCAACACAAACAATTTCAATCAATCTTCATAAACAAGATAAACTCATTCAAAAATCAGTTTCCACATTTGAACATTTACTTTTTAAATATAACGAAGTACTAGGAAAATCAAATAAAATAAACCTTCAATCAAATGAAACCTTACATATTACAAATAAAATAAGCAATGAACTTATTACCTTCCATCAGCAGCTTGAAAAAATAAGTCAAACTATACATCAAGTAAACAAAGATACAGAAGAGCTTCAGAAATTGTCAGGGGAAATGAATGAATATTTACGATTAATTAAGCTTGTTGCACGCGAGTCTAGTTTATTGTATCTCACTCTAAAAAATGACATGCATAAAAGTTCAGCAAATGAAAAGATAGAAAACGTATTAACACAAATAAAGGAAATTTCTGACGAAACAAACAAGGTTTCACAAGACTCCGATTACAAAATAAACCATATCTTGAGACTAACATCATCGATCAGAAAACAAAACTGTGAAACACTAGAGAATATTCAAGCTGGCAGATTAAAAAATGAGCAAATACAGAGTGAATTCCAAACTATTCGTTCAATTAGAAATAGACAGCAAGTTGAAATTGAAGGCATAAAGGAAGACATGCAAGAGGCATTTGATCAGATGCTTTCTGTTCGTCAAATGATCTCAGACATTGAGCAGAGCTCTCAAATTACGAATGCAGAAGTTTCTGGGATTGCAGCTATGGGAGAAGAACAACTAACTACTCTTGAGGAAGTTTCCGATGCATCTTATAAACTTGTAGAACGAATTCAAGAAATGAAAGATAATATTAGGCAGTTTAAAATATAA
- a CDS encoding ABC transporter substrate-binding protein, producing the protein MKNLLKGKTILFLIMALMLLLSACSSSGTGGQTGSGASSGDSKSSDKLVIGFSQVGAESEWRTANTKSMQDAIKDAGHELKFSDAQQKQENQIKALRSFIAQKVDAIVFSPVVETGFETVLQEAKDAGIPVFLADRAVDIKDDSLWVTFLGSDFVEEGRKAANWLVEETADAEGDVNIVELQGTVGSAPAIDRKEGFEEVIADHPNLKITKSQTGDFTRAKGKEVMEAFLKADGENIDVLYSHNDDMAIGAIQAIEEYGLKPGEDIKIIGVDAVRGAFEAMAAGKMNVTVECNPMFGPQMVDLIEAYLAGEEIPKRVAVEESMYTMDQAEELLPTREY; encoded by the coding sequence ATGAAAAATTTATTAAAAGGAAAGACGATTTTATTTCTGATTATGGCACTCATGCTCTTATTATCAGCATGTAGCTCATCAGGGACAGGGGGGCAAACTGGATCTGGTGCTAGTTCAGGAGATTCCAAGTCTAGTGATAAGTTAGTAATAGGTTTTTCACAAGTTGGTGCAGAGAGTGAATGGCGAACAGCTAATACGAAGTCAATGCAGGATGCCATTAAAGATGCTGGCCATGAATTGAAATTCTCAGATGCCCAACAAAAACAAGAAAATCAAATTAAGGCACTCCGTTCGTTTATTGCACAAAAGGTAGATGCCATTGTCTTCTCACCAGTTGTCGAAACAGGATTTGAAACGGTATTGCAAGAAGCAAAGGATGCAGGAATTCCAGTCTTTCTCGCTGACCGTGCTGTTGATATTAAAGATGACTCACTGTGGGTAACATTCTTAGGTTCAGACTTTGTGGAAGAAGGAAGAAAAGCAGCAAATTGGTTAGTAGAGGAAACTGCTGATGCAGAAGGTGATGTTAATATCGTTGAGCTTCAAGGTACAGTAGGTTCAGCACCTGCGATTGACCGTAAAGAAGGGTTTGAAGAAGTGATTGCAGATCATCCAAATCTTAAAATCACAAAATCTCAAACAGGTGACTTTACTCGTGCAAAAGGAAAAGAAGTAATGGAAGCGTTCTTAAAAGCAGATGGAGAAAATATTGATGTTCTCTATTCACATAATGATGATATGGCCATTGGTGCTATTCAAGCGATTGAGGAGTATGGCTTAAAGCCAGGTGAGGACATTAAAATCATCGGAGTGGATGCGGTAAGAGGTGCGTTTGAAGCAATGGCAGCAGGCAAAATGAACGTGACAGTTGAATGTAACCCTATGTTTGGTCCGCAAATGGTCGACTTAATTGAGGCATATTTGGCTGGTGAAGAGATTCCAAAACGTGTAGCTGTTGAAGAAAGTATGTATACAATGGATCAAGCTGAGGAGCTATTACCAACTCGTGAATATTAA
- a CDS encoding sensor histidine kinase, translated as MKSYNIVAQKSYSLAQIQVAQLRTEFDDVIQDIKRFTEIGKKDSTVQFLIDKQNTGEESKSILGMIKLYRESYQYSDSIMNIKIISLDGKAVSEDRGVHQLEGQALTKPPFVKLLDEPSKTLIEPIYKNSNPALSMTSTIVSDNSKEVIGFINIVIKASVFKDILHEASLRTSDTIKIESETGNILFSHPQFAKTSPISDRKPIEENHSGYFTKGATFFVFDTSELTGWKFIRYTPLLDITKEANEIRSLIVLTVGSVLIFTIGLYFFITSRLILPLSILKEKMKQASQGDLNVQLDNKGTDEISDLGENFNSMIMKIKALLTKSVNEQKQLKIAELRTMQAQINPHFLYNSLETIIWMAEAKKSQQVIEITKALSHFFRISLSKGKDLILLEDEIDHIRNYLTIQKMRYQDILDVTFHLNEDILQYEIIKLTLQPIVENAIYHGIKNKRGKGFVRIKGDFTPEGYISIDVIDNGIGITEDKLKDIRFQLSQGVPFEKNQGGFGMVNVHQRILLHYGKPFGLTINSWYGSGTRVSLIIPAERGYK; from the coding sequence ATGAAATCTTATAATATTGTTGCTCAAAAATCATATTCATTAGCTCAAATTCAAGTAGCACAACTACGCACAGAATTTGATGATGTTATTCAGGATATTAAAAGGTTTACCGAAATTGGGAAAAAGGATAGCACTGTTCAATTTTTAATTGACAAACAAAATACGGGTGAGGAATCAAAAAGTATTTTAGGAATGATAAAGCTTTACAGAGAAAGTTATCAATATAGTGATAGCATCATGAATATTAAAATTATTAGTCTTGATGGGAAAGCCGTTAGCGAAGACCGAGGGGTTCATCAATTAGAAGGTCAGGCACTTACTAAACCTCCATTTGTGAAACTACTTGATGAGCCATCTAAAACATTGATAGAACCAATCTATAAAAACAGTAATCCAGCACTTTCTATGACAAGTACAATCGTTTCGGATAATTCGAAAGAAGTCATTGGTTTCATTAATATTGTTATTAAAGCTTCCGTTTTTAAGGATATTCTTCACGAAGCTTCCTTAAGAACTTCCGATACAATTAAAATTGAATCTGAAACGGGTAATATTTTATTTTCACATCCACAATTTGCAAAGACTTCACCTATCTCAGATAGAAAACCAATAGAAGAAAACCACTCTGGCTATTTTACGAAAGGTGCAACATTTTTCGTCTTTGATACATCTGAATTGACTGGATGGAAATTCATTAGATACACACCTTTATTAGATATTACAAAAGAAGCAAATGAAATTAGAAGTCTAATTGTATTAACTGTAGGCTCAGTTTTAATTTTTACCATTGGATTATATTTCTTTATCACTTCAAGATTAATTCTTCCACTTAGTATATTAAAGGAGAAAATGAAACAAGCATCTCAAGGTGATCTTAATGTGCAGCTCGACAATAAAGGTACAGATGAGATTTCAGACCTAGGTGAAAATTTTAATAGCATGATTATGAAAATCAAGGCTCTACTTACGAAAAGTGTTAATGAACAAAAACAATTAAAAATTGCAGAATTACGCACTATGCAAGCCCAAATCAATCCCCACTTTCTATATAACTCACTTGAAACAATTATTTGGATGGCAGAAGCCAAAAAAAGTCAACAAGTAATTGAAATTACGAAGGCATTATCCCATTTTTTTAGAATTTCTTTAAGTAAAGGCAAAGATTTAATTCTTTTAGAAGATGAGATTGACCATATCCGAAATTACCTCACGATTCAAAAAATGAGATACCAAGATATCTTAGATGTAACTTTTCACTTAAATGAAGATATTTTACAATATGAAATTATAAAATTAACACTTCAGCCAATTGTTGAAAATGCTATATATCATGGCATAAAAAATAAACGCGGTAAGGGATTTGTCCGAATTAAAGGTGATTTTACTCCAGAAGGATATATTTCTATAGATGTTATAGATAACGGTATTGGAATTACAGAAGATAAGTTAAAAGATATTCGATTTCAATTATCTCAAGGGGTCCCTTTTGAAAAGAATCAAGGAGGATTTGGTATGGTAAATGTTCATCAGCGAATTCTCTTACACTATGGAAAGCCTTTTGGTTTAACAATCAATAGCTGGTATGGATCTGGCACTCGTGTTAGTTTAATCATTCCTGCAGAGAGGGGATATAAATGA